From a region of the Bradysia coprophila strain Holo2 unplaced genomic scaffold, BU_Bcop_v1 contig_219, whole genome shotgun sequence genome:
- the LOC119075523 gene encoding uncharacterized protein KIAA0930 homolog isoform X2, with translation MALGTTLLKSQTSALQQLLEEINFQRTKEMRQLLKDDGGFVVLQGTTYWTDLFVRHFLFQSEPDHSIDSDDLLFFVRKKHVKGTSRQMPKYDTEVNVFRKDSRKLPIGDPDVDWEETVYLNLIIHQFNYTLTLAICTRTSPKELQVLRRHSQRVYASPSRRKMDTKGDGEEMTYPHICFMVDNFDEVFSDIMVRDGEMVCVELVANDRDGSVQGVIFLGSIRYDALKKVYDARQSSLSSKVAQRMTFGFFNSPGPQTRCEFVRMKGPQGKGHAEMAVTKPKGSGVETPTSEPGFCATDMWDEWDEDPDDYYNTRHQRRLSDPSANLNNFSRYGWKSKSSTADNNSVGAKARSENEGLDSLASEVSEIEGGDLRDELDDGAYNPLWATRGFTQTFHFWKEHRRQQSTPLNAFLTYVTLPWWSIAKDLLDHRETPILTF, from the exons ATGGCGTTGGGAACAACGTTACTGAAGTCGCAGACGTCTGCTTTGCAGCAATTGTTagaggaaattaattttcaacgTACGAAAGAAATGCGACAACTGCTCAAAGACG acgGTGGCTTTGTCGTCTTACAAGGTACAACATACTGGACGGATCTGTTCGTACGTCACTTTCTATTCCAATCCGAACCGGATCACAGTATAGACTCGGACGATTTACTGTTCTTCGTGCGAAAGAAACATGTCAAAGGTACATCTCGACAGATGCCCAAGTACGAT aCCGAGGTTAATGTGTTCCGTAAGGATTCACGTAAACTGCCGATTGGCGATCCAGACGTTGACTGGGAGGAAACCGTTTATCTGAACCTAATCATCCATCAATTCAACTACACGCTAACGCTAGCTATCTGTACGCGAACATCACCGAAAGAATTACAAGTGTTGCGTCGCCATTCGCAGAGAGTTTATGCGTCGCCGAGTCGCAGGAAAATGGACACTAAAGGCGACGGCGAAGAGATGACCTATCCGCACATTTGTTTTATGGTCGACAATTTCGACGAAGTGTTCAGTGATATAATGGTTCGTGATGGCGAAATGGTCTGCGTGGAGCTGGTGGCAAATGACAGAGATGGCAGTGTGCAGGGTGTGATATTCCTCGGATCCATTCGTTACGACGCTCTGAAGAAGGTGTACGATGCAAGG CAATCGAGTCTCAGTTCCAAGGTAGCACAAAGAATGACATtcggatttttcaattcaCCCGGACCACAGACTCGATGTGAATTTGTTCGGATGAAGGGACCGCAAGGCAAGGGTCACGCTGAAATGGCGGTGACGAAACCAAAGGGATCTGGAGTTGAGACACCTACCAGTGAACCGGG TTTCTGTGCAACGGACATGTGGGACGAATGGGACGAGGATCCTGATGATTACTACAATACGCGGCATCAACGACGATTGAGTGATCCAAGTGccaatttaaacaattttagtCGCTATGGATGGAAATCAAAAAGTTCAACGGCTGACAATAATTCTGTTGGAGCAAAAGCCCGATCCGAAAACGAGGGACTTGATAGCTTAGCTAGTGAAGTATCGGAAATTGAAGGCGGCGATCTAAGAGATG AGCTCGACGACGGTGCATACAATCCACTGTGGGCTACTCGAGGATTTACTCAGACATTCCATTTTTGGAAGGAGCACAGAAGGCAACAATCGACGCCGCTGAATGCATTTTTAACTTATGTAACATTGCCTTGGTGGAGCATTGCTAAAG ATCTGCTAGATCATCGCGAAACACCGATATTAACATTTTAG
- the LOC119075523 gene encoding uncharacterized protein LOC119075523 isoform X1, with protein MALGTTLLKSQTSALQQLLEEINFQRTKEMRQLLKDDGGFVVLQGTTYWTDLFVRHFLFQSEPDHSIDSDDLLFFVRKKHVKGTSRQMPKYDTEVNVFRKDSRKLPIGDPDVDWEETVYLNLIIHQFNYTLTLAICTRTSPKELQVLRRHSQRVYASPSRRKMDTKGDGEEMTYPHICFMVDNFDEVFSDIMVRDGEMVCVELVANDRDGSVQGVIFLGSIRYDALKKVYDARQSSLSSKVAQRMTFGFFNSPGPQTRCEFVRMKGPQGKGHAEMAVTKPKGSGVETPTSEPGFCATDMWDEWDEDPDDYYNTRHQRRLSDPSANLNNFSRYGWKSKSSTADNNSVGAKARSENEGLDSLASEVSEIEGGDLRDDRPASSASDTKLATKTTTCCNCFGPKKRWSDSASGQMSDVYCRTCDDDIDFDSPACLANITPKRGKPKHRNLLTIESELEIPNVKEPKKERKLSVREKNHENRKNVKENCLNGKNNNKKVEEYELAQLATAFDDDLSVDIVKMGVLNEFESKIMIRVQGKEELPATQTTNTRTNTDASGLNNVNLNKYSSVDNCSNSHPLDSNRILDNLVDNTSTSNDDRCAETTSKKPKNDEALTDDYNGNDGSRFDRLNRTYSTLPKMKNKQNVPNAMRPLRKVPMRTTPDGTNIYYWCDVPKKMQKELDDGAYNPLWATRGFTQTFHFWKEHRRQQSTPLNAFLTYVTLPWWSIAKDLLDHRETPILTF; from the exons ATGGCGTTGGGAACAACGTTACTGAAGTCGCAGACGTCTGCTTTGCAGCAATTGTTagaggaaattaattttcaacgTACGAAAGAAATGCGACAACTGCTCAAAGACG acgGTGGCTTTGTCGTCTTACAAGGTACAACATACTGGACGGATCTGTTCGTACGTCACTTTCTATTCCAATCCGAACCGGATCACAGTATAGACTCGGACGATTTACTGTTCTTCGTGCGAAAGAAACATGTCAAAGGTACATCTCGACAGATGCCCAAGTACGAT aCCGAGGTTAATGTGTTCCGTAAGGATTCACGTAAACTGCCGATTGGCGATCCAGACGTTGACTGGGAGGAAACCGTTTATCTGAACCTAATCATCCATCAATTCAACTACACGCTAACGCTAGCTATCTGTACGCGAACATCACCGAAAGAATTACAAGTGTTGCGTCGCCATTCGCAGAGAGTTTATGCGTCGCCGAGTCGCAGGAAAATGGACACTAAAGGCGACGGCGAAGAGATGACCTATCCGCACATTTGTTTTATGGTCGACAATTTCGACGAAGTGTTCAGTGATATAATGGTTCGTGATGGCGAAATGGTCTGCGTGGAGCTGGTGGCAAATGACAGAGATGGCAGTGTGCAGGGTGTGATATTCCTCGGATCCATTCGTTACGACGCTCTGAAGAAGGTGTACGATGCAAGG CAATCGAGTCTCAGTTCCAAGGTAGCACAAAGAATGACATtcggatttttcaattcaCCCGGACCACAGACTCGATGTGAATTTGTTCGGATGAAGGGACCGCAAGGCAAGGGTCACGCTGAAATGGCGGTGACGAAACCAAAGGGATCTGGAGTTGAGACACCTACCAGTGAACCGGG TTTCTGTGCAACGGACATGTGGGACGAATGGGACGAGGATCCTGATGATTACTACAATACGCGGCATCAACGACGATTGAGTGATCCAAGTGccaatttaaacaattttagtCGCTATGGATGGAAATCAAAAAGTTCAACGGCTGACAATAATTCTGTTGGAGCAAAAGCCCGATCCGAAAACGAGGGACTTGATAGCTTAGCTAGTGAAGTATCGGAAATTGAAGGCGGCGATCTAAGAGATG ATCGTCCTGCTTCCTCAGCATCGGATACCAAATTGGCAACGAAAACAACCACTTGCTGTAAttgtttcggaccgaaaaAACGTTGGAGCGATTCAGCATCTGGCCAAATGTCTGATGTTTACTGTCGCACTTGTGACGATGACATTGACTTTGACTCGCCGGCCTGTCTAGCCAATATTACACCAAAGCGCGGTAAACCGAAGCATAGAAATCTGTTGACCATTGAGAGTGAGCTAGAGATACCGAATGTTAAAGAGCCGAAAAAAGAGCGCAAATTGTCGGTAAGGGagaaaaatcacgaaaatcgaaaaaatgtcAAAGAAAATTGCCTGAACGGCAAGAATAACAATAAGAAAGTGGAAGAATATGAATTAGCCCAGCTGGCGACCGCATTCGACGATGATCTATCGGTTGATATTGTTAAGATGGGCGTTTTAAACGaattcgaatcgaaaataATGATTCGGGTCCAGGGCAAAGAGGAACTTCCAGCTACACAGACGACGAATACCCGAACAAATACAGACGCTAGTGGACTGAACAATgtgaatttgaataaatattcttCCGTCGATAACTGTAGCAACAGCCATCCATTAGATTCTAACAGAATTTTAGATAATCTCGTTGACAATACGAGCACGTCGAACGACGATCGATGTGCGGAGACGACAAGCAAAAAGCCGAAAAATGATGAGGCACTGACTGACGATTACAATGGCAATGATGGTAGCAGATTCGATCGGCTGAATCGCACCTATTCCACGCTtccgaaaatgaaaaacaaacagaatGTGCCTAATGCGATGAGACCGTTGCGTAAAGTACCGATGCGAACGACCCCAGATGGTACGAACATTTACTATTGGTGTGACGTGCCcaagaaaatgcaaaaag AGCTCGACGACGGTGCATACAATCCACTGTGGGCTACTCGAGGATTTACTCAGACATTCCATTTTTGGAAGGAGCACAGAAGGCAACAATCGACGCCGCTGAATGCATTTTTAACTTATGTAACATTGCCTTGGTGGAGCATTGCTAAAG ATCTGCTAGATCATCGCGAAACACCGATATTAACATTTTAG
- the LOC119075525 gene encoding coiled-coil and C2 domain-containing protein 1-like isoform X2 — protein sequence MSGEQSNEQGLDLTKHDRKDDGCNNVEQKPKLKPQISLVELDRMVADSLKDIEVYDDDGDDDDPALLNELSQIIEPHEVRDAVPADTTNSDGVVPRLLQQRIEMYKTAEANAISANESSRARRFGRGLSTLEAMLKDSLAGIAINEEDIPPEVIIAAKDKATTEK from the exons ATGTCTGGTGAACAATCGAATGAACAGGGTCTTGATCTAACTAAG CATGATCGTAAAGACGATGGATGTAATAATGTAGAACAAAAACCCAAGCTTAAACCCCAAATTTCACTGGTCGAATTGGATCGAATGGTCGCCGATAGTCTAAAGGACATCGAAGTGTACGATGACGACGGTGACGATGATGATCCTGCGTTATTGAACGAATTGTCGCAAATTATCGAACCACATGAAGTTCGAGATGCGGTGCCTGCTGATACAACTAATTCAGATGGTGTTGTGCCGAGATTGTTGCAGCAACGAATCGAAATGTACAAAACTGCTGAAGCGAATGCTATCTCAGCGAATGAAAGTAGTAGGGCCAGACGATTCGGTCGAGGATTGTCGACATTGGAGGCAATGCTGAAAGACTCTCTAGCAGGGATAGCAATTAACGAGGAAGATATTCCGCCGGAGGTTATAATTGCAGCAAAGGATAAAGCAACGAcagagaaataa
- the LOC119075525 gene encoding coiled-coil and C2 domain-containing protein 1-like isoform X1: MSGEQSNEQGLDLTKQHDRKDDGCNNVEQKPKLKPQISLVELDRMVADSLKDIEVYDDDGDDDDPALLNELSQIIEPHEVRDAVPADTTNSDGVVPRLLQQRIEMYKTAEANAISANESSRARRFGRGLSTLEAMLKDSLAGIAINEEDIPPEVIIAAKDKATTEK; the protein is encoded by the exons ATGTCTGGTGAACAATCGAATGAACAGGGTCTTGATCTAACTAAG CAGCATGATCGTAAAGACGATGGATGTAATAATGTAGAACAAAAACCCAAGCTTAAACCCCAAATTTCACTGGTCGAATTGGATCGAATGGTCGCCGATAGTCTAAAGGACATCGAAGTGTACGATGACGACGGTGACGATGATGATCCTGCGTTATTGAACGAATTGTCGCAAATTATCGAACCACATGAAGTTCGAGATGCGGTGCCTGCTGATACAACTAATTCAGATGGTGTTGTGCCGAGATTGTTGCAGCAACGAATCGAAATGTACAAAACTGCTGAAGCGAATGCTATCTCAGCGAATGAAAGTAGTAGGGCCAGACGATTCGGTCGAGGATTGTCGACATTGGAGGCAATGCTGAAAGACTCTCTAGCAGGGATAGCAATTAACGAGGAAGATATTCCGCCGGAGGTTATAATTGCAGCAAAGGATAAAGCAACGAcagagaaataa